A single region of the Oreochromis niloticus isolate F11D_XX linkage group LG19, O_niloticus_UMD_NMBU, whole genome shotgun sequence genome encodes:
- the ppp2r5ca gene encoding serine/threonine-protein phosphatase 2A 56 kDa regulatory subunit gamma isoform isoform X4, translating into MVFELSVVEASLLVYTSRRVLTRSLLSVCGHTFTADTGDSHVSMPHKSKKEKDSSKSGRSKKSGSKNGPAGDQDGSNKKVPPATQLMRVKQPGSQSAVKREKRFSTSSFPLSANRELQKLPELADVAPAEQEKLFIQKLRQCCVLFDFLSDPLSDLKWKEVKRAALSEMVEYITHNRNVITEPIYPEVVHMFAVNMFRTLPPSSNPTGAEFDPEEDEPTLEAAWPHLQLVYEFFLRFLESPDFQPNIAKKYIDQKFVMQLLELFDSEDPRERDFLKTTLHRIYGKFLGLRAYIRKQINNIFYRFIYETEHHNGIAELLEILGSIINGFALPLKEEHKIFLLKVLLPLHKVKSLSVYHPQLAYCVVQFLEKDSTLTEPVVMALLKYWPKTHSPKEVMFLNELEEILDVIEPSEFVKVQEPLFRQLAKCVSSPHFQVAERALYYWNNEYIMSLISDNAAKILPIMFPALYRNSKTHWNKTIHGLIYNALKLFMEMNQKLFDDCTQQYRAEKNKEKAKSKEREEAWLKIENLAKSNPQFSIYVHSSDLNSPVAMETDVPLIEDVQRLKKTVEEGATQLQHEQRKERPMMRRKSELPQDIYTTKALESHRRAEDMLTTHDGL; encoded by the exons ATGGTGTTTGAATTGTCAGTCGTGGAAGCCTCATTATTAGTGTATACGAGCAGACGTGTTTTAACCAGGAGCCTGCTGTCAGTGTGTGGCCACACTTTCACTGCTGACACTGGGGATTCCCATGTCAGTATGCCTCACaagagcaaaaaagaaaag GACTCCTCCAAATCTGGAAGATCTAAGAAATCTGGGAGTAAAAATGGGCCTGCAGGTGACCAAGAC GGCTCCAACAAGAAAGTGCCTCCTGCAACTCAGCTGATGAGGGTAAAGCAGCCAGGGTCACAATCGGCCGTCAAGAGGGAGAAGAGATTCAGCACTTCCTCTTTCCCCCTCAGTGCTAACAGAGAACTACAGAAGCTACCCGAGCTAGCCG ATGTGGCCCCTGCGGAACAGGAGAAGCTCTTCATCCAGAAGCTGCGACAGTGCTGCGTTCTTTTTGACTTCCTGTCTGACCCACTGAGTGACCTGAAATGGAAGGAAGTGAAGCGGGCGGCTCTAAGCGAAATGGTGGAGTACATTACCCACAACAGGAACGTCATCACAGAGCCCATCTACCCGGAGGTGGTTCACATG TTTGCTGTGAATATGTTTCGAACGTTGCCTCCGTCATCCAACCCAACTGGAGCAGAGTTTGATCCTGAAGAGGATGAGCCAACACTTGAAGCTGCATGGCCTCACCTCCAG CTCGTCTATGAATTTTTCCTTAGGTTTTTAGAATCGCCTGACTTCCAGCCAAACATAGCGAAGAAATACATCGACCAGAAGTTTGTTATGCAG CTCCTAGAACTATTTGACAGTGAGGATcccagagagagagactttCTCAAGACCACCCTCCACAGGATCTATGGAAAGTTCCTGGGGCTGAGAGCATACATCAGAAAACAGatcaataacattttttatAG GTTTATCTATGAGACGGAGCACCATAACGGCATAGCTGAACTACTGGAAATACTTGGAAG CATAATCAATGGATTTGCCTTACCACTAAAAGAAGAGCACAAGATTTTCCTGTTGAAGGTTTTATTGCCTCTGCACAAAGTCAAATCACTCAGTGTCTACCATCCACAG CTGGCCTACTGCGTGGTGCAGTTTTTGGAGAAGGACAGCACTCTAACTGAGCCG GTGGTAATGGCTCTACTAAAGTACTGGCCAAAGACTCACAGCCCCAAGGAAGTGATGTTCCTCAATGAGCTGGAGGAGATCTTGGATGTTATTGAGCCCTCTGAGTTTGTTAAGGTGCAAGAGCCTCTCTTCAGACAGCTGGCCAAATGTGTTTCAAGCCCCCACTTCCAG GTGGCCGAGAGAGCTCTGTACTACTGGAACAACGAGTACATCATGAGCCTGATCAGTGACAACGCAGCAAAGATTCTGCCAATTATGTTCCCCGCTTTGTACCGCAACTCAAAAACCCACTGGAACAA GACCATCCACGGCCTCATCTACAACGCTCTGAAGCTTTTCATGGAGATGAATCAAAAGCTCTTTGATGATTGCACACAGCAGTACAGGgctgagaaaaacaa GGAGAAGGCAAAGTCAAAAGAACGCGAAGAGGCTTGGCTCAAGATTGAGAACCTCGCCAAATCAAATCCACAG TTCTCTATCTATGTTCATTCCTCTGACCTCAATAGTCCTGTAGCAATGGAGACGGATGTCCCTTTGATAGAAGATGTTCAGAGGTTAAAAAAGACAGTTGAGGAGGGCGCAACTCAG TTGCAGCATGAGCAGCGGAAAGAGCGACCCATGATGCGACGCAAATCGGAGTTGCCTCAGGATATCTACACCACAAAAGCCTTGGAGTCCCACCGCAGAGCTGAAGACATGTTGACCACCCACGATGGACTCTAG
- the ppp2r5ca gene encoding serine/threonine-protein phosphatase 2A 56 kDa regulatory subunit gamma isoform isoform X3, whose amino-acid sequence MLTCNKSGDRMVVDAPNSNGPFQPVALVHFRDVAPAEQEKLFIQKLRQCCVLFDFLSDPLSDLKWKEVKRAALSEMVEYITHNRNVITEPIYPEVVHMFAVNMFRTLPPSSNPTGAEFDPEEDEPTLEAAWPHLQLVYEFFLRFLESPDFQPNIAKKYIDQKFVMQLLELFDSEDPRERDFLKTTLHRIYGKFLGLRAYIRKQINNIFYRFIYETEHHNGIAELLEILGSIINGFALPLKEEHKIFLLKVLLPLHKVKSLSVYHPQLAYCVVQFLEKDSTLTEPVVMALLKYWPKTHSPKEVMFLNELEEILDVIEPSEFVKVQEPLFRQLAKCVSSPHFQVAERALYYWNNEYIMSLISDNAAKILPIMFPALYRNSKTHWNKTIHGLIYNALKLFMEMNQKLFDDCTQQYRAEKNKEKAKSKEREEAWLKIENLAKSNPQSCSNGDGCPFDRRCSEVKKDS is encoded by the exons ATGTTGACATGCAATAAATCTGGAGACAGGATGGTTGTGGATGCACCCAATTCCAATGGGCCGTTTCAGCCGGTGGCTCTTGTGCACTTCAGAG ATGTGGCCCCTGCGGAACAGGAGAAGCTCTTCATCCAGAAGCTGCGACAGTGCTGCGTTCTTTTTGACTTCCTGTCTGACCCACTGAGTGACCTGAAATGGAAGGAAGTGAAGCGGGCGGCTCTAAGCGAAATGGTGGAGTACATTACCCACAACAGGAACGTCATCACAGAGCCCATCTACCCGGAGGTGGTTCACATG TTTGCTGTGAATATGTTTCGAACGTTGCCTCCGTCATCCAACCCAACTGGAGCAGAGTTTGATCCTGAAGAGGATGAGCCAACACTTGAAGCTGCATGGCCTCACCTCCAG CTCGTCTATGAATTTTTCCTTAGGTTTTTAGAATCGCCTGACTTCCAGCCAAACATAGCGAAGAAATACATCGACCAGAAGTTTGTTATGCAG CTCCTAGAACTATTTGACAGTGAGGATcccagagagagagactttCTCAAGACCACCCTCCACAGGATCTATGGAAAGTTCCTGGGGCTGAGAGCATACATCAGAAAACAGatcaataacattttttatAG GTTTATCTATGAGACGGAGCACCATAACGGCATAGCTGAACTACTGGAAATACTTGGAAG CATAATCAATGGATTTGCCTTACCACTAAAAGAAGAGCACAAGATTTTCCTGTTGAAGGTTTTATTGCCTCTGCACAAAGTCAAATCACTCAGTGTCTACCATCCACAG CTGGCCTACTGCGTGGTGCAGTTTTTGGAGAAGGACAGCACTCTAACTGAGCCG GTGGTAATGGCTCTACTAAAGTACTGGCCAAAGACTCACAGCCCCAAGGAAGTGATGTTCCTCAATGAGCTGGAGGAGATCTTGGATGTTATTGAGCCCTCTGAGTTTGTTAAGGTGCAAGAGCCTCTCTTCAGACAGCTGGCCAAATGTGTTTCAAGCCCCCACTTCCAG GTGGCCGAGAGAGCTCTGTACTACTGGAACAACGAGTACATCATGAGCCTGATCAGTGACAACGCAGCAAAGATTCTGCCAATTATGTTCCCCGCTTTGTACCGCAACTCAAAAACCCACTGGAACAA GACCATCCACGGCCTCATCTACAACGCTCTGAAGCTTTTCATGGAGATGAATCAAAAGCTCTTTGATGATTGCACACAGCAGTACAGGgctgagaaaaacaa GGAGAAGGCAAAGTCAAAAGAACGCGAAGAGGCTTGGCTCAAGATTGAGAACCTCGCCAAATCAAATCCACAG TCCTGTAGCAATGGAGACGGATGTCCCTTTGATAGAAGATGTTCAGAGGTTAAAAAAGACAGTTGA
- the ppp2r5ca gene encoding serine/threonine-protein phosphatase 2A 56 kDa regulatory subunit gamma isoform isoform X1: protein MLTCNKSGDRMVVDAPNSNGPFQPVALVHFRDVAPAEQEKLFIQKLRQCCVLFDFLSDPLSDLKWKEVKRAALSEMVEYITHNRNVITEPIYPEVVHMFAVNMFRTLPPSSNPTGAEFDPEEDEPTLEAAWPHLQLVYEFFLRFLESPDFQPNIAKKYIDQKFVMQLLELFDSEDPRERDFLKTTLHRIYGKFLGLRAYIRKQINNIFYRFIYETEHHNGIAELLEILGSIINGFALPLKEEHKIFLLKVLLPLHKVKSLSVYHPQLAYCVVQFLEKDSTLTEPVVMALLKYWPKTHSPKEVMFLNELEEILDVIEPSEFVKVQEPLFRQLAKCVSSPHFQVAERALYYWNNEYIMSLISDNAAKILPIMFPALYRNSKTHWNKTIHGLIYNALKLFMEMNQKLFDDCTQQYRAEKNKEKAKSKEREEAWLKIENLAKSNPQFSIYVHSSDLNSPVAMETDVPLIEDVQRLKKTVEEGATQLQHEQRKERPMMRRKSELPQDIYTTKALESHRRAEDMLTTHDGL from the exons ATGTTGACATGCAATAAATCTGGAGACAGGATGGTTGTGGATGCACCCAATTCCAATGGGCCGTTTCAGCCGGTGGCTCTTGTGCACTTCAGAG ATGTGGCCCCTGCGGAACAGGAGAAGCTCTTCATCCAGAAGCTGCGACAGTGCTGCGTTCTTTTTGACTTCCTGTCTGACCCACTGAGTGACCTGAAATGGAAGGAAGTGAAGCGGGCGGCTCTAAGCGAAATGGTGGAGTACATTACCCACAACAGGAACGTCATCACAGAGCCCATCTACCCGGAGGTGGTTCACATG TTTGCTGTGAATATGTTTCGAACGTTGCCTCCGTCATCCAACCCAACTGGAGCAGAGTTTGATCCTGAAGAGGATGAGCCAACACTTGAAGCTGCATGGCCTCACCTCCAG CTCGTCTATGAATTTTTCCTTAGGTTTTTAGAATCGCCTGACTTCCAGCCAAACATAGCGAAGAAATACATCGACCAGAAGTTTGTTATGCAG CTCCTAGAACTATTTGACAGTGAGGATcccagagagagagactttCTCAAGACCACCCTCCACAGGATCTATGGAAAGTTCCTGGGGCTGAGAGCATACATCAGAAAACAGatcaataacattttttatAG GTTTATCTATGAGACGGAGCACCATAACGGCATAGCTGAACTACTGGAAATACTTGGAAG CATAATCAATGGATTTGCCTTACCACTAAAAGAAGAGCACAAGATTTTCCTGTTGAAGGTTTTATTGCCTCTGCACAAAGTCAAATCACTCAGTGTCTACCATCCACAG CTGGCCTACTGCGTGGTGCAGTTTTTGGAGAAGGACAGCACTCTAACTGAGCCG GTGGTAATGGCTCTACTAAAGTACTGGCCAAAGACTCACAGCCCCAAGGAAGTGATGTTCCTCAATGAGCTGGAGGAGATCTTGGATGTTATTGAGCCCTCTGAGTTTGTTAAGGTGCAAGAGCCTCTCTTCAGACAGCTGGCCAAATGTGTTTCAAGCCCCCACTTCCAG GTGGCCGAGAGAGCTCTGTACTACTGGAACAACGAGTACATCATGAGCCTGATCAGTGACAACGCAGCAAAGATTCTGCCAATTATGTTCCCCGCTTTGTACCGCAACTCAAAAACCCACTGGAACAA GACCATCCACGGCCTCATCTACAACGCTCTGAAGCTTTTCATGGAGATGAATCAAAAGCTCTTTGATGATTGCACACAGCAGTACAGGgctgagaaaaacaa GGAGAAGGCAAAGTCAAAAGAACGCGAAGAGGCTTGGCTCAAGATTGAGAACCTCGCCAAATCAAATCCACAG TTCTCTATCTATGTTCATTCCTCTGACCTCAATAGTCCTGTAGCAATGGAGACGGATGTCCCTTTGATAGAAGATGTTCAGAGGTTAAAAAAGACAGTTGAGGAGGGCGCAACTCAG TTGCAGCATGAGCAGCGGAAAGAGCGACCCATGATGCGACGCAAATCGGAGTTGCCTCAGGATATCTACACCACAAAAGCCTTGGAGTCCCACCGCAGAGCTGAAGACATGTTGACCACCCACGATGGACTCTAG
- the ppp2r5ca gene encoding serine/threonine-protein phosphatase 2A 56 kDa regulatory subunit gamma isoform isoform X2, translating to MLTCNKSGDRMVVDAPNSNGPFQPVALVHFRDVAPAEQEKLFIQKLRQCCVLFDFLSDPLSDLKWKEVKRAALSEMVEYITHNRNVITEPIYPEVVHMFAVNMFRTLPPSSNPTGAEFDPEEDEPTLEAAWPHLQLVYEFFLRFLESPDFQPNIAKKYIDQKFVMQLLELFDSEDPRERDFLKTTLHRIYGKFLGLRAYIRKQINNIFYRFIYETEHHNGIAELLEILGSIINGFALPLKEEHKIFLLKVLLPLHKVKSLSVYHPQLAYCVVQFLEKDSTLTEPVVMALLKYWPKTHSPKEVMFLNELEEILDVIEPSEFVKVQEPLFRQLAKCVSSPHFQVAERALYYWNNEYIMSLISDNAAKILPIMFPALYRNSKTHWNKTIHGLIYNALKLFMEMNQKLFDDCTQQYRAEKNKEKAKSKEREEAWLKIENLAKSNPQLQHEQRKERPMMRRKSELPQDIYTTKALESHRRAEDMLTTHDGL from the exons ATGTTGACATGCAATAAATCTGGAGACAGGATGGTTGTGGATGCACCCAATTCCAATGGGCCGTTTCAGCCGGTGGCTCTTGTGCACTTCAGAG ATGTGGCCCCTGCGGAACAGGAGAAGCTCTTCATCCAGAAGCTGCGACAGTGCTGCGTTCTTTTTGACTTCCTGTCTGACCCACTGAGTGACCTGAAATGGAAGGAAGTGAAGCGGGCGGCTCTAAGCGAAATGGTGGAGTACATTACCCACAACAGGAACGTCATCACAGAGCCCATCTACCCGGAGGTGGTTCACATG TTTGCTGTGAATATGTTTCGAACGTTGCCTCCGTCATCCAACCCAACTGGAGCAGAGTTTGATCCTGAAGAGGATGAGCCAACACTTGAAGCTGCATGGCCTCACCTCCAG CTCGTCTATGAATTTTTCCTTAGGTTTTTAGAATCGCCTGACTTCCAGCCAAACATAGCGAAGAAATACATCGACCAGAAGTTTGTTATGCAG CTCCTAGAACTATTTGACAGTGAGGATcccagagagagagactttCTCAAGACCACCCTCCACAGGATCTATGGAAAGTTCCTGGGGCTGAGAGCATACATCAGAAAACAGatcaataacattttttatAG GTTTATCTATGAGACGGAGCACCATAACGGCATAGCTGAACTACTGGAAATACTTGGAAG CATAATCAATGGATTTGCCTTACCACTAAAAGAAGAGCACAAGATTTTCCTGTTGAAGGTTTTATTGCCTCTGCACAAAGTCAAATCACTCAGTGTCTACCATCCACAG CTGGCCTACTGCGTGGTGCAGTTTTTGGAGAAGGACAGCACTCTAACTGAGCCG GTGGTAATGGCTCTACTAAAGTACTGGCCAAAGACTCACAGCCCCAAGGAAGTGATGTTCCTCAATGAGCTGGAGGAGATCTTGGATGTTATTGAGCCCTCTGAGTTTGTTAAGGTGCAAGAGCCTCTCTTCAGACAGCTGGCCAAATGTGTTTCAAGCCCCCACTTCCAG GTGGCCGAGAGAGCTCTGTACTACTGGAACAACGAGTACATCATGAGCCTGATCAGTGACAACGCAGCAAAGATTCTGCCAATTATGTTCCCCGCTTTGTACCGCAACTCAAAAACCCACTGGAACAA GACCATCCACGGCCTCATCTACAACGCTCTGAAGCTTTTCATGGAGATGAATCAAAAGCTCTTTGATGATTGCACACAGCAGTACAGGgctgagaaaaacaa GGAGAAGGCAAAGTCAAAAGAACGCGAAGAGGCTTGGCTCAAGATTGAGAACCTCGCCAAATCAAATCCACAG TTGCAGCATGAGCAGCGGAAAGAGCGACCCATGATGCGACGCAAATCGGAGTTGCCTCAGGATATCTACACCACAAAAGCCTTGGAGTCCCACCGCAGAGCTGAAGACATGTTGACCACCCACGATGGACTCTAG